The Prochlorococcus sp. MIT 1300 genome has a window encoding:
- the gcvP gene encoding aminomethyl-transferring glycine dehydrogenase — protein MLDKVSNETSFVESSPFLKRHLGPSSQDIDQMLKELGHDDLEDFVKAVIPADILEVDPDYEDFLPVGCDEVHALNHIRSIAEKNKVLRSLIGLGYYSTALPACIQRHVFENPAWYTAYTPYQSEIAQGRLEALFNFQTLISELTGLPIANASLLDEATAAAEAMSLSFAACKRNGANRFLVDEQVLPQTLAVLRTRAEPLGVVLDVKKPTSFCYDSDIFGAFLQLPGANGCIWDPETLVEHCHQIGALVTAAIDPLAQVLMRPIGDLGVDIAIGSAQRFGVPMGFGGPHAAFFATNEVFKRQVPGRLVGQSVDADGQPALRLALQTREQHIRRDKATSNICTAQVLLAVIAAFYAVYHGPNGLKNIASRIIKLRALFQQELIKLGYQIDDIARFDTVEIFAENAPDVHKIAVSRGFNLRILPLGADIDQAKGFGVSFDELSTLDELDQLLKVCASALGQEFDGLQNHETLDAAALLFGIPLRQKKWLQQSVFNKFHSETEMLRYIYRLARKDFSLVDGMIPLGSCTMKLNAVAELIPVGWKSFASMHPFAPANQAEGYIHLFADLENWLATLTGFAGVSLQPNAGSQGEFAGLLVIKEWYKSRKEQHRNICLIPSSAHGTNPASCVMAGFKVVPVACDEAGNIDFNDLLSKAETYSLSLAALMVTYPSTHGVFEPQIRDICDLIHKHGGQVYLDGANLNAQVGLCRPGVYGADVCHLNLHKTFCIPHGGGGPGVGPIAVADHLVPFLPGHPLSFCGGQKAIGAVSAAPWGSAGILAISWMYLRMMGFTGLRHASSIALLSANYVAQKLDSSFPVLFRGLNALVAHECILDLRGFKRTTGIDVEDIAKRLMDYGFHAPTVSWPVAGTLMVEPTESESLDELNRFCEAMIAIRAEVALIESGQMDALNNPLKKAPHTLAAVTADIWERPYSRRQAAFPLSSQQETKYWPAVSRINNAYGDRNLICSCPSIEDFVA, from the coding sequence GTGCTTGACAAAGTCTCTAATGAGACCTCTTTCGTTGAGTCTTCGCCTTTCCTAAAGCGTCATCTAGGTCCTAGCTCTCAGGATATAGATCAAATGCTTAAGGAACTTGGCCATGATGACTTGGAGGATTTTGTTAAGGCAGTAATTCCAGCAGACATTCTCGAGGTAGATCCTGATTATGAGGATTTTTTACCGGTTGGGTGTGATGAGGTTCATGCGCTTAATCACATCAGGTCTATAGCCGAGAAAAATAAGGTGTTGAGGTCTTTGATAGGACTTGGTTATTACTCCACAGCATTGCCAGCTTGTATACAGCGACATGTGTTTGAAAACCCTGCCTGGTACACCGCTTACACCCCCTATCAATCAGAAATAGCGCAAGGAAGGCTTGAGGCTTTATTCAATTTTCAAACACTGATCAGCGAATTAACTGGTCTACCTATTGCGAATGCCTCTTTACTTGATGAGGCGACTGCTGCTGCTGAGGCGATGAGTTTGAGCTTCGCAGCATGTAAACGAAATGGTGCGAACCGCTTTTTAGTGGATGAGCAAGTTTTGCCTCAGACCCTTGCTGTTCTGCGTACTAGAGCAGAGCCGTTGGGTGTAGTTCTGGATGTGAAAAAGCCGACTTCCTTTTGCTACGACTCAGATATTTTTGGAGCGTTTTTGCAACTACCTGGGGCGAATGGATGCATCTGGGACCCTGAAACTTTGGTGGAACATTGCCATCAGATTGGTGCTCTAGTCACTGCTGCGATAGACCCTTTGGCGCAAGTATTGATGAGACCTATTGGTGACTTAGGTGTAGATATTGCTATTGGCAGTGCCCAGCGTTTTGGAGTCCCGATGGGTTTTGGTGGACCACATGCCGCTTTTTTTGCCACTAATGAAGTATTTAAACGACAGGTGCCAGGTCGTTTAGTAGGTCAATCGGTTGATGCTGATGGTCAGCCCGCATTGCGATTGGCTTTGCAGACACGTGAACAACATATTCGCAGAGATAAGGCAACTAGCAATATTTGTACAGCGCAGGTTTTGCTAGCTGTAATAGCTGCTTTTTATGCTGTTTATCATGGGCCCAATGGCTTGAAGAATATTGCGTCTCGGATTATCAAATTACGTGCACTATTTCAACAAGAATTGATTAAACTCGGATATCAAATTGATGATATAGCCCGTTTTGATACCGTCGAGATTTTTGCTGAAAATGCTCCCGACGTTCATAAAATAGCAGTTAGTAGAGGATTTAATTTGCGCATTTTGCCTTTGGGTGCAGACATAGATCAAGCCAAAGGTTTTGGAGTTAGTTTTGATGAATTAAGTACTTTAGATGAGCTAGATCAGTTGCTGAAGGTTTGCGCAAGTGCCTTGGGCCAGGAATTTGATGGATTGCAAAATCACGAAACTCTTGATGCTGCTGCTCTTTTATTTGGAATACCACTCCGTCAGAAGAAATGGCTGCAGCAATCTGTTTTTAATAAGTTTCATAGTGAAACTGAAATGCTGCGTTATATCTATAGACTAGCGAGAAAGGATTTTTCATTAGTAGATGGGATGATTCCTTTGGGTAGTTGCACTATGAAGCTCAATGCAGTCGCAGAATTGATACCAGTAGGCTGGAAATCATTTGCCTCAATGCATCCATTCGCTCCAGCTAATCAGGCAGAAGGCTATATACATCTTTTTGCAGATTTAGAGAATTGGTTGGCGACTTTGACAGGGTTTGCGGGAGTTTCTTTACAGCCTAATGCTGGTTCCCAGGGAGAGTTTGCAGGATTATTAGTTATAAAGGAGTGGTATAAATCTCGTAAAGAACAGCATCGTAATATTTGCCTAATTCCTTCTAGCGCTCATGGTACAAATCCAGCAAGCTGTGTAATGGCTGGGTTCAAGGTTGTTCCAGTTGCTTGTGATGAAGCAGGGAATATTGATTTTAATGATTTACTCAGTAAGGCTGAAACATATTCTTTAAGCCTTGCAGCTTTAATGGTCACTTACCCTTCTACTCATGGCGTATTTGAGCCGCAGATCCGAGATATATGTGATTTAATTCATAAACATGGAGGTCAAGTGTATCTTGATGGAGCTAATTTAAATGCCCAGGTAGGTTTATGTAGGCCAGGAGTTTATGGAGCTGATGTTTGCCATTTAAATCTTCATAAGACATTTTGTATCCCTCATGGAGGAGGAGGCCCTGGTGTTGGCCCAATTGCAGTAGCAGATCATTTGGTGCCTTTTCTGCCAGGACACCCTCTTTCTTTTTGTGGTGGCCAAAAAGCTATTGGAGCTGTTTCCGCAGCTCCATGGGGAAGTGCAGGAATTCTTGCAATTAGTTGGATGTATTTGAGGATGATGGGTTTTACTGGCTTGCGCCATGCAAGTTCCATAGCTTTGCTTTCAGCTAATTATGTTGCTCAGAAGCTTGATTCTTCGTTTCCAGTTCTGTTTCGTGGTTTGAATGCTTTAGTTGCACATGAATGCATTTTGGATCTCCGTGGTTTCAAGAGGACTACAGGGATTGATGTAGAAGATATTGCAAAGAGGTTGATGGATTATGGATTTCATGCTCCAACAGTTAGTTGGCCTGTTGCTGGAACATTAATGGTTGAGCCAACTGAAAGTGAAAGTCTTGATGAGTTGAATCGTTTTTGTGAGGCAATGATTGCGATTAGGGCAGAGGTGGCGTTGATTGAATCTGGTCAAATGGATGCTCTCAACAATCCATTAAAAAAAGCTCCTCATACTTTGGCTGCCGTTACAGCAGATATATGGGAGCGCCCTTATTCGCGCAGGCAGGCTGCTTTTCCCCTGTCTTCTCAGCAAGAAACTAAGTACTGGCCGGCTGTTTCAAGGATTAATAATGCTTATGGGGATAGGAATTTGATTTGCAGCTGCCCTTCAATTGAAGACTTTGTTGCTTAA
- a CDS encoding diflavin flavoprotein, with protein sequence MAADQPDAKVATINLEDRLSLQYAALATDTHTIRSLDWERNRFDIEFGLRNGTTYNSFIVQGAKTALIDTSHKKFESAWLSLLLEHLDPTEIDYLIVSHTEPDHSGLIGNLLNLNPNIEIVASKVAIQFLENQIHRSFRSRAIKSGEVLDLGQNPQSGVEHCFEFISAPNLHWPDTIFSFDKGTGILFTCDAFGLHYCSDELFDKNPEVIAADFRFYYECLMGPNARSVLQALKRVDKLPQLSIIAVGHGPILKNNINLWLNQYREWSTQRSKGENYAAICYLSQYGFCDRLSQSIAHGIGKTEAQVQLVDLRGSDPQELSSLIGEAKAIVVPTWPENPNPDLQSSIGTLIAALKPSQWVGVYDSYGGNDEPIDSIASQLRKLGQKEAFQALRVKETPNSNTYQRFEEAGTDLGQLLTRAKSIALMKSLDSDLDKALGRLSGGLYVVTASQGKNKSKRRSAMIASWVSQASFNPPGLTVAVAKDRAIETLMQVGDNFVINVLREDNYQHLLRHFLKRFPPGADRFEGINILEDVARGGPILTDALAYLNCRVEQRLETPDHWIIYSVVEQGNVADSEAITAIHHRKVGNHY encoded by the coding sequence ATGGCAGCTGATCAGCCTGATGCCAAAGTTGCAACGATTAATTTAGAGGACAGACTTTCACTACAATATGCTGCCCTTGCAACTGACACTCACACAATAAGGTCCCTGGACTGGGAGCGAAATCGTTTTGATATTGAATTCGGCTTGCGTAACGGAACTACCTATAACAGCTTCATTGTCCAAGGCGCAAAAACAGCCTTAATAGACACCAGTCACAAAAAATTTGAGTCGGCATGGCTTTCTCTACTTCTCGAACATTTGGATCCAACTGAAATTGATTACTTAATTGTTAGCCATACTGAGCCTGACCATTCAGGATTAATAGGCAACCTACTAAATTTAAATCCAAATATTGAAATCGTCGCTTCCAAGGTTGCAATTCAATTTCTAGAGAATCAAATTCACAGGAGTTTTCGCTCTAGAGCTATTAAAAGTGGCGAGGTACTAGACCTAGGGCAAAACCCTCAAAGCGGCGTGGAGCACTGTTTTGAGTTCATTAGTGCCCCAAACCTTCACTGGCCAGATACAATTTTTTCCTTCGATAAAGGAACTGGAATACTTTTTACTTGTGATGCATTTGGCCTCCACTACTGCTCCGATGAACTATTCGACAAAAATCCTGAAGTCATAGCAGCTGATTTCCGTTTCTATTATGAGTGTCTGATGGGTCCAAACGCCCGTAGTGTTCTGCAAGCATTAAAAAGAGTTGATAAGTTGCCTCAATTATCGATTATCGCTGTAGGGCACGGACCTATTTTAAAAAACAATATCAATCTATGGCTAAATCAATATCGCGAATGGAGTACCCAACGCAGTAAAGGCGAAAACTATGCAGCTATTTGTTATCTGAGTCAATACGGTTTCTGTGATCGCCTAAGTCAATCAATTGCTCATGGAATAGGGAAAACTGAAGCACAAGTACAACTAGTTGACCTTAGAGGTTCTGACCCCCAAGAACTCAGTAGCCTAATCGGAGAAGCAAAAGCAATTGTCGTACCAACCTGGCCAGAAAATCCTAATCCTGATTTACAAAGTTCTATAGGCACACTTATTGCCGCCTTAAAACCTAGCCAATGGGTAGGCGTTTATGACTCTTATGGCGGTAATGATGAGCCGATTGACTCGATTGCAAGCCAACTCAGAAAACTTGGCCAAAAAGAGGCTTTCCAAGCACTGAGAGTTAAAGAAACTCCTAATAGCAATACATACCAACGTTTTGAAGAGGCAGGAACTGACCTAGGTCAGTTACTAACACGTGCCAAGTCAATAGCTCTAATGAAAAGTCTAGATAGTGATCTAGATAAAGCTCTTGGACGTCTTAGTGGAGGTCTATATGTAGTGACAGCGAGTCAAGGTAAAAACAAAAGCAAGCGAAGAAGTGCAATGATTGCGAGTTGGGTCAGCCAAGCAAGTTTCAATCCTCCTGGGTTAACAGTTGCAGTTGCCAAAGACCGTGCAATTGAAACCTTAATGCAAGTAGGAGACAATTTTGTAATCAACGTACTGCGTGAAGACAACTATCAACACTTACTACGCCACTTCCTAAAGCGCTTCCCACCTGGAGCTGATCGATTTGAAGGAATAAATATTTTAGAAGATGTAGCTCGAGGTGGTCCTATCCTCACCGATGCACTCGCCTACTTGAATTGTAGGGTTGAACAAAGACTCGAAACCCCAGACCATTGGATAATATATTCAGTTGTCGAGCAAGGTAATGTCGCTGACTCAGAAGCAATTACAGCCATACATCATCGCAAGGTTGGCAACCACTACTAA
- a CDS encoding NAD(P)H-dependent oxidoreductase, which yields MPTKSQTKLLIIAASNGENLKLAERFIKLGNELGAQSELLDLTEVNLPLYNPRTHASEGIPDLVNTLSQKLSANTYWVICAPEYNGSIPPVLTSAIAWLSVQEQEFRYLFNGRPIAMASFSGGGGMELLLSLRIQLTHLGAQVVGRQLMSNHAKPPKDESIKDVLTRLLQMKKLAI from the coding sequence ATGCCAACAAAATCTCAAACAAAGCTTTTAATCATTGCCGCCAGCAATGGTGAAAACCTAAAACTCGCTGAACGTTTTATCAAATTAGGAAATGAGTTAGGTGCGCAATCAGAACTCCTGGACTTAACCGAAGTCAATTTGCCCCTTTACAACCCAAGAACTCATGCTTCTGAAGGCATTCCAGATTTGGTAAACACTTTGAGTCAAAAATTGTCCGCAAACACTTACTGGGTAATTTGCGCTCCGGAATACAACGGATCAATTCCACCCGTCCTCACCAGTGCAATTGCTTGGTTATCAGTTCAAGAACAAGAGTTTCGCTATTTGTTTAATGGAAGACCAATTGCAATGGCAAGTTTTTCTGGTGGTGGTGGGATGGAATTATTACTGTCATTACGTATCCAACTCACTCACCTAGGGGCTCAAGTCGTAGGGAGGCAGCTAATGAGTAACCATGCAAAGCCTCCAAAAGATGAATCAATCAAAGATGTTCTGACTCGACTCCTACAAATGAAAAAATTAGCAATTTAA
- a CDS encoding diflavin flavoprotein yields MRLFGSKHSQQGSDQLKVIKIPIDDGLISLRGLSPKRLRFEVEYGLERGSTDNSFLFSDVNTGNSDHNYQTAILVHPPGATYSKEFIPALKNALKERIEKLQIIVGHVNPNRVNLLRELATLFPEVELFSSNPGAKLLKELWNQQKPNAFKNNSKGQQDIPSLPKIQIVRQEKEISTSSGHTICLIAAPTPRWPGGLIAFEKKLGLLMSDKFFAAHLCAPEWAEANSNNTEEDRRHFYECLMAPMATQVTTLVDKLETLDIQTLAPGHGPAISTSWRSLLNSYQRWGEAQQQGSLTVALLFASAYGNTAAIADALAQGVSRTGVLVESLNCEFTPADQLLKTIQRADGYLIGSPTLGGHAPTPIVSALGTLLSEGDRSKPVGIFGSFGWSGEALDLLESKLQDGGFKFGFEPIKIKFSPDMTTLKTISETGTQFARELKKQKRLLQKRTKGGLTESRSDPAVLALGRVVGSLSVLTARKNTEKETLSGAMVASWISQASFTPPGLTVAVAKDRAIETLLHRDDSFTLNVLSAGNEQKIMKQFLQPFAPGADRFSGVVLEHSPGGHPILPKALAWLECTVRQRIECGDHWLIYAEVDHGKVLDKEGVTAVHHRKSGANY; encoded by the coding sequence ATGAGACTTTTTGGCTCAAAACATTCCCAACAGGGATCAGATCAACTCAAAGTAATTAAAATTCCTATTGACGATGGATTGATCAGCCTCAGGGGATTAAGTCCGAAACGGTTGAGGTTTGAAGTTGAATATGGATTAGAACGCGGAAGTACAGACAATAGTTTTTTGTTTTCTGATGTAAATACAGGAAATTCAGATCACAATTATCAAACAGCAATTCTTGTACATCCACCTGGTGCAACATATTCGAAAGAATTCATACCTGCTCTGAAAAATGCATTAAAAGAGCGAATCGAAAAGCTACAAATTATCGTTGGCCATGTCAATCCAAATCGCGTTAATCTGCTCAGAGAATTAGCAACTCTTTTCCCAGAGGTAGAACTATTTAGTTCAAATCCAGGCGCAAAATTGCTAAAAGAGCTATGGAACCAGCAAAAACCCAATGCATTCAAAAATAATTCAAAAGGTCAACAAGATATTCCAAGTCTCCCAAAAATTCAAATAGTACGCCAAGAAAAAGAAATTTCTACAAGCTCCGGCCACACCATCTGTTTAATTGCAGCCCCAACCCCCAGATGGCCAGGAGGGCTTATCGCATTTGAGAAAAAATTAGGCTTATTAATGAGCGACAAATTCTTTGCAGCACATCTATGCGCTCCTGAATGGGCAGAGGCGAATTCAAATAATACAGAAGAAGATCGACGTCATTTTTATGAATGTCTAATGGCCCCTATGGCCACGCAAGTAACAACTCTTGTCGACAAACTGGAAACCTTAGATATTCAGACTCTTGCACCAGGACATGGGCCAGCAATTAGCACCAGCTGGCGTAGCTTACTTAATTCCTATCAAAGATGGGGAGAAGCCCAACAACAAGGCTCACTCACAGTAGCTTTATTGTTCGCCAGTGCCTATGGCAATACAGCCGCAATCGCAGATGCACTCGCCCAAGGTGTCAGCAGAACTGGTGTGTTAGTGGAAAGTCTTAATTGCGAATTCACTCCAGCTGATCAATTACTAAAAACAATTCAAAGAGCTGACGGATACCTTATAGGCTCTCCAACACTCGGAGGCCATGCACCAACTCCAATAGTGTCTGCACTAGGAACCTTGCTCTCAGAAGGGGATAGAAGCAAGCCTGTAGGTATATTCGGCAGCTTTGGATGGAGTGGTGAAGCATTAGATTTATTAGAGAGCAAACTACAAGATGGTGGATTCAAATTTGGCTTCGAGCCAATTAAAATTAAATTTAGTCCTGATATGACAACGCTAAAAACAATTAGCGAAACAGGAACGCAATTCGCAAGAGAGCTAAAAAAACAAAAACGTCTACTTCAAAAACGTACAAAAGGGGGGCTCACAGAAAGTCGCAGCGATCCAGCAGTTCTCGCTTTAGGAAGAGTGGTGGGTTCACTCAGCGTTCTAACAGCTCGAAAGAATACAGAGAAAGAAACACTTAGTGGGGCAATGGTTGCTAGTTGGATTAGTCAAGCAAGCTTTACTCCTCCAGGCCTGACGGTTGCAGTAGCCAAGGACCGAGCCATCGAAACACTGCTCCATCGTGATGACTCATTTACTTTGAATGTCCTTAGTGCAGGCAACGAACAAAAAATCATGAAGCAATTTCTACAACCATTTGCACCAGGTGCAGATCGCTTCTCTGGAGTCGTACTTGAACACAGCCCGGGAGGACACCCTATTCTTCCAAAAGCATTAGCCTGGCTGGAATGCACCGTACGTCAAAGAATTGAATGTGGAGATCATTGGCTGATCTACGCAGAAGTAGATCATGGGAAAGTACTTGACAAAGAAGGTGTAACAGCTGTACACCATCGGAAATCAGGAGCAAATTATTGA
- the gcvH gene encoding glycine cleavage system protein GcvH, producing the protein MAFNFPEQYRFADSHEYAFLEEDLVRVGISAFAVDQLGDIVFVDLPEVGDVVTKGQTFGSVESVKAVEDMYSPISGEVVRRNESVLSSTEELQNDPHGEGWLLLVRPSEPSQLQELMDASSYANKVAAN; encoded by the coding sequence ATGGCCTTCAATTTTCCAGAGCAGTATCGCTTTGCTGATAGTCATGAATATGCCTTCCTAGAGGAGGATTTGGTTCGAGTGGGCATCAGTGCATTCGCTGTTGACCAGCTAGGTGACATTGTCTTTGTTGACCTTCCTGAAGTGGGTGATGTTGTTACTAAGGGGCAAACTTTTGGATCTGTTGAATCAGTAAAAGCAGTCGAGGATATGTATTCACCGATTAGTGGTGAGGTTGTTAGAAGGAATGAATCAGTTCTTTCTAGTACTGAGGAATTGCAAAATGATCCGCATGGGGAGGGGTGGCTATTGCTTGTACGTCCTTCAGAGCCTTCTCAGTTGCAAGAGCTTATGGATGCTTCGTCTTATGCGAATAAGGTCGCAGCTAATTAG
- a CDS encoding acyl-CoA desaturase, producing the protein MVTPREPLPPSQSKFRVGTTSFMLAIHIGASFALLPAFWSWQGLASFAVLYWITVLGVTLGLHRLVAHRSFVVPSWVEKVLVVMGSLACQSGPIEWVALHRHHHKFSDQPNDHHDAGRGFWWSHSEWMLHEIPALEHTDRLASDLLADPFYRWLDHWFLLMQIPLVLGLYWYGELNQVNGGGLGLVLWAIPLRLVVVYHVTWFVNSATHTFGYRNFDTPDLSRNCWWVALLSFGEGWHNNHHAYPHSARHGLRWFEFDITWQHIKLLKRFGLARQIRQTKYSSS; encoded by the coding sequence ATGGTGACCCCAAGAGAACCTCTCCCGCCCAGTCAAAGCAAGTTCCGAGTAGGAACAACTAGTTTCATGCTTGCAATCCATATTGGAGCCAGCTTCGCTTTGCTCCCAGCCTTCTGGAGCTGGCAGGGACTGGCATCTTTTGCAGTTCTTTACTGGATAACAGTTTTAGGAGTCACTCTGGGGTTGCATCGACTAGTAGCTCACAGAAGTTTTGTCGTCCCAAGCTGGGTCGAAAAGGTTCTTGTAGTTATGGGAAGTCTTGCTTGCCAAAGCGGACCCATCGAATGGGTTGCACTTCATCGCCATCATCATAAATTCTCTGATCAACCCAATGATCACCATGATGCCGGGCGAGGCTTTTGGTGGAGTCATAGCGAGTGGATGCTCCATGAAATCCCTGCACTAGAACATACCGATCGATTAGCCAGTGATCTACTTGCAGACCCGTTTTATCGCTGGCTAGATCATTGGTTCCTACTAATGCAAATACCTCTCGTACTTGGTCTTTACTGGTATGGGGAACTCAACCAAGTTAATGGAGGAGGACTCGGATTAGTCCTTTGGGCAATACCTTTAAGACTTGTAGTTGTGTATCACGTGACATGGTTCGTGAATTCAGCCACACATACCTTTGGATACCGCAACTTTGACACTCCAGACCTGTCAAGGAATTGCTGGTGGGTTGCCTTACTTTCGTTTGGAGAAGGATGGCACAACAACCATCATGCCTATCCACACAGCGCTCGACATGGCCTGAGATGGTTCGAATTTGACATTACCTGGCAGCACATCAAACTCTTAAAGCGCTTTGGTTTGGCCCGTCAAATTCGTCAAACCAAATACAGCAGCTCCTAG
- a CDS encoding aminotransferase class I/II-fold pyridoxal phosphate-dependent enzyme — translation MEGFNPLIEAHAQMLMVRLQKVLEAFAAERVGTQHFASSTGYGHDDQSREVVDRVFARVLGAEKAAVRVQFVSGTHAITSALFGVLRPGDALLTATGAPYETLEEVIGIRGSGQGSLKDFGIDYQECSCFQNGSVDLFALKQALRVPRRMVFIQRSCGYSWRPSLTIDQLAEICALIHSHQPDCVCFVDNCYGELVAEQEPCEVGADLIAGSLIKNLGGTIAPTGGYVAGRADLVEKACYRLTAPGIGSQAGIGFDLNRLILQGLFLAPQMVTEALIGADLVATVFQGLGFPVRPLPGELRGDVIQAVRLGNPELLKSVCRSFQAASPVGSYLDPVPAPMPGYANELVMAGGTFIDGSTSEFSADAPLKPPYNLYVQGGTHHIHIKLALKRALIGLVKAGLLEMSQTG, via the coding sequence ATGGAGGGCTTCAATCCACTAATTGAAGCTCACGCTCAAATGCTTATGGTTCGCCTCCAGAAGGTTTTAGAGGCTTTTGCTGCGGAGCGTGTTGGGACTCAACATTTTGCTTCCTCAACCGGTTATGGACATGACGACCAAAGCAGAGAAGTGGTTGATCGTGTTTTTGCAAGGGTTTTAGGCGCTGAAAAAGCAGCAGTAAGGGTTCAGTTTGTGAGTGGGACGCATGCAATCACTTCAGCTCTATTTGGGGTTCTTCGACCTGGCGATGCTCTTTTGACTGCTACAGGAGCGCCTTACGAAACTCTTGAGGAGGTAATCGGCATTCGTGGATCTGGTCAGGGCTCTCTTAAGGACTTTGGTATTGATTATCAGGAATGCTCTTGTTTTCAGAATGGATCTGTTGATCTTTTTGCTCTGAAACAAGCTTTAAGAGTTCCAAGGCGAATGGTATTTATTCAGCGGAGTTGCGGGTATTCATGGCGTCCATCATTGACTATTGATCAACTTGCAGAAATCTGTGCGTTGATTCATTCTCATCAACCTGACTGTGTTTGTTTTGTAGATAATTGCTATGGAGAGTTAGTTGCTGAGCAGGAGCCCTGCGAGGTAGGTGCTGATCTAATTGCAGGATCACTAATTAAAAATCTCGGTGGCACGATTGCACCTACTGGTGGTTACGTGGCCGGAAGAGCTGATTTGGTTGAAAAAGCTTGTTATAGGTTGACTGCACCAGGAATAGGTTCGCAAGCAGGTATTGGTTTTGATTTGAACCGTCTAATCTTGCAAGGTCTATTTTTAGCGCCTCAGATGGTCACAGAGGCTTTGATTGGTGCAGACCTTGTAGCAACTGTTTTTCAAGGCTTGGGTTTCCCAGTACGGCCATTGCCTGGAGAATTAAGAGGAGATGTGATTCAAGCTGTTCGTTTAGGGAATCCAGAGCTTTTAAAATCTGTGTGCCGGAGCTTTCAGGCTGCCTCCCCTGTGGGTTCATATCTTGATCCTGTACCTGCACCTATGCCTGGTTATGCGAATGAATTAGTAATGGCTGGCGGCACTTTTATTGATGGAAGTACTAGTGAGTTTTCGGCAGATGCCCCTTTAAAGCCTCCTTACAATTTGTATGTTCAAGGTGGTACTCATCATATTCATATCAAATTGGCTTTAAAGAGAGCGTTGATTGGCTTGGTTAAAGCAGGTTTGCTTGAAATGTCCCAAACTGGTTGA